A window of Ruania suaedae contains these coding sequences:
- the acpS gene encoding holo-ACP synthase, translated as MHGPDLMTVLGIGTDLVAVARFDRLIERGGRRFLERWFAEDEVEYCLARSAPAPHAAARFAAKEAVFKSLRIPGAGPPRWREIEVTRTAAGLPGVRVHGSIRDLAEQAGVVTVHLSLSHDRTYATATAVALTMAAAATVTPPRRDDQ; from the coding sequence GTGCACGGGCCCGACCTGATGACTGTCCTCGGCATCGGCACCGATCTCGTGGCCGTCGCACGGTTCGACCGGCTGATCGAGCGCGGCGGGCGCCGGTTCCTCGAGCGCTGGTTCGCCGAGGACGAGGTGGAGTACTGCCTCGCTCGCAGCGCACCGGCGCCACACGCCGCGGCACGATTCGCGGCGAAGGAGGCGGTGTTCAAATCGCTGCGCATCCCCGGCGCCGGGCCTCCACGATGGCGTGAGATCGAGGTGACCCGGACCGCTGCGGGACTGCCAGGGGTGCGAGTGCACGGATCCATCCGGGACCTGGCCGAGCAGGCTGGAGTCGTGACCGTGCACCTGTCACTCTCCCACGACCGAACCTACGCGACGGCTACTGCGGTAGCTCTGACCATGGCTGCGGCAGCAACCGTCACTCC